The genomic window CCAATCAAACAGATTTGGCAGGTTGTTGATAGTAAAGAATATATTGCAGACATTGGGTTTTTTCTTTGGCGCTTATCAACTCCTCCCCAGATAATTGATCAAGTGTTGGACAATTATCCAATCGACCGAGATCAAGTATTCAAGACAGCCATTAGCTTAAGTCAACAATTTGATCAAGCTAGAATCCAGCCAATCACCTTGCTAGCAAGTATTTTTTACTCTAGCCCAGCACTCAAAGCATATCTAGAAAATCTCAGTTTAAATGAGGATGATATCCGCTCAATACTAGCTTGGCGTTTTAGACTAAATAAACGCCGAGAGGACTTCAAACAAAAAGTAGCATTTGGAGGTATCGCTAGAGACTGGAGTAGCGGATATACGCCACTTTTGGATCGTTATAGTCATAATATTAGCTCAATGGTGATGAATTATCGTGGGCATTATTCTGTGTTAGGTAGAGAAGATACTATCAAACAAATAGTTGAAATCCTGGCCAAGCCTAGCCGCTCTAGTGTGACTTTGGTCGGACAGAGTGGAGTTGGTAAGACTAGTATTGTCTATGGTGTAGCGCAGAAGCTGTTAATGGGCGAGAGTGAAAAACTCAAATATTATCAGATCAGTGAGCTAGATGCTACAACTATTTTGGGGGCTGTTGATCAGTTTGGTGCTTCTGGGATAGAGCAAATGATTGAAGCCTTGGCTGTAGAGGCAATTAAGTCCAAAAATACTATTTTGTTCCTTGATAATGCCCAGTTGTTTTTGCAGGCTGGTGTGGGGAGTGTTGATTTGAGCAACCTACTTTTGACAATCTTAGAAAAAAGTTCCCTAAAACTTATCATGACTATTGGGAGCACAGATTGGCAAAGGTTGCAAGCTGCCAAACCAAACCTAACTGGATTAATGAATCCCTTACAGATAGAACCTACAGACAGAGATACGACTATGCGGGTACTTGAAGATATCACTATTGCCCATGAGAATAGAGAGGGTGCGATAGTGACCTACCCTGCACTAAAGGAGGTCTATCATTTATCAGACCAGTTTATTACTACCAAGGCTTTTCCCGCCAAGGCGGTAGACTTACTAGACCAAAGTTTTGCGTTTAGTCAGGATAATGCTGGGATCAAGCTAGTAACTGATCAAGTGATTGCTAAGACTCTAGAAGCAAAGACCAATATCAAAGTCACTCGGGCTAACCAAGTAGAGTCAAAAGAGTTATTAAATCTAGAGAATAAAATCCACCAGCGAATGATCAATCAGAGCCGAGCTGTCAAGGTGGTATCCAATGCTTTACGTCGGGCGAGAGCGGGGGTTCGTAATTCTTCTAGGCCAGTAGGAAGCTTTTTGTTTCTAGGTCCCACGGGGGTAGGTAAGACAGAGCTTGCAAAATCGCTGGCAGATGTTTACTTTGGAGGTGAGGATAATATGATCAGAGTGGATATGAGTGAGTATCAGAGAGTAGAAGATATCGCCAGACTTCTTGGATCGGTTAGTGAGTCTGGGAGCTTTTTGACAGCTATCAAGGAGAATCCGTTTTCGGTAGTATTGTTCGATGAGATCGAGAAGGCTCATCCAGATTTGCTCAACTTGATGCTACAGTTGCTGGATGAAGGTAATCTGACAGATCTAAATGGTTTGAAGGTTAGTTTTCGGGAGGCAATTGTCATCTTGACGTCAAATGCTGGTGCAGATGAAATCAGAGCAAGGATTCAGGCAGGTCAAAACTTGGAAGATTTTGAATCAGAATTAGTAGACAGATTGATAGCTAGTGGTATCTTTAGGCCAGAGTTTTTGAATCGTTTTGATGAGATAGTCTTGTTTAGACCTTTGAACATTGAAGAGATTGTTCAGGTCGGTAAAATCATGCTTCGTTCAATCAATGCAGGTCTTGCCAATCAAAATATTTTTGTTGAATTGACGGACAACGCTTGGAGTTATGTTGCCCAGAGAGGTTATGATCCGAGACTAGGCTCTAGGCCAATGCGTCGAGCCTTACAACGCTACGTCCAAGATCTGGTGGCTCAAAAAATTCTGTCAGGACAGGCTCAGGCAGGTGCAAGGATTTCTCTGGATTATGCGGATCTTATAGCCATCGATTCCTGATAAATATTGCCACGCAACCCAGGGTAATGATTACCTGGATGGCAATTACCATCAAGAAAGCATCAGGCCTGTGTGATAATGGCAGATCAACATTCATCCCATACATACTACTCAGGATGGTTGGAATTGTCAGAATGATACTGATTGATGTGAAGAATTTGAATAGCCTGTTTAGGTTGTTGGTATTGATTGTCGAATATGCTTCACGGATATTGACAATTGTTCTTTGGCTGGCACGGCAAATCTCGATCAGCTGTAAGTTCTCTAGATAGATATCCTCGAGTTCATCTTCTTCAACTTCTATTACAGGGGCAATTTTTTTGTTTCCTAGTTTACTTAAGAGCGTATTGGTCGGAGTTAATGCAGCTAGGAAGTCACTGAGTTGGTCTTCAAATCTGACCAGCTCAATAAAGGTTTTGTTGCTGATATCATGAGCGGCTGCTAGGTTGCGTTTTGCCTCATTGATCCTTTTGTTGATCTTGAGCATCGTTTTTTCATAGCTGTTGTTGATCAGATCTAAAAAGCTCCAAACGGTGTCGAGGTGGGTTTCATTCTTGTTTTGCTCAAGGGCTTCTCTAATCATCCCTCTAGCACCATCATTGGCAATAAATATCAAGAGATCTTTGCGGTAGACTATTAGCACTAGGTTTGTCGATATGACCTCCTCATCTGTGGTTGCATACCTGACGAAGAGGTAGAGAGTACCATTGTCGAGATCAAGTCTAGGCACTTCAAACGTATCCAGGGCATCAGTCAGAATATCAATATCGAGCTTATAACGCTTGGATATATTTCTCAGTTCTTCATTGGAGGGCTTTAAGAGGTAGAGAACAGAGCCATCTCTTTTCCGAGTAGCACTAGTGATCTTGCCCTTGGCATTTTTATAGTAATACTTGATCATATCACTTTACTCCAGTCTTTTAGTTGCCAATAGTTTGATTATATAGTAATCTCAACCCAATACCAAACACAAAAGTAATCATCATGATCGAAGTTTAGCAATATGCAACTAAAACTATAGCCAGAAAATGGTGGAAGATCTTACAGATTACGATATACCCAGCTTGTATGGATCAATTAATAATCAATTTAAGCTTAGTGGTAGAGGATGGCATTGTCATCAAAACCCTCTAAGTATTTTTTGAGAGGAGGGAATAGTGGTGAAGGTAGATTGTTTATATCAAACCACTGCCATTCTGAAGTCTCTCCAGGAGAGGCATTTTGGGGTTCTCCCGATTCCCAGTCAGCGACAAAGGTAATATCGACATAGTGTTTTGGCATCAAGTCGATAAAATTATATAGACCATGCAATCTTAAGTTTTTGACCTTTAAGTCATTTCCGGCTTCTTCAGCAAGCTCTCTAAGGACGGCCCCCTCTAAGGATTCTCCATTTTCAAGATGACCGCCGCCGCTTCCCCAATAGCCTTGACCAAAAGATTCTACTCTCTGGTGGAGCATTACCTCCCTAGTGTCATTATTGAGCCTGATGACAATAATACCAACACCTATCTTGGGTCTCAATCCTGACATGGTTGCATTATATCACAAGCTAGAGTCTAGGTGGGTAACTCAGGTAACTTATTGTTATCTTGTAACCATTTTATAATTCTTTGAGCAATATCATGCATGCCCAGGTAGGAAGTATTATATCTTTGACCAGGAGGAGCTAGGCTCATGGCAAATTCTGTATGACTGCCATTTGGTTCGTCTGAAAAAAGCTCTTCCTTTTCTCCTTCTAGAAACTCATCTATAGTATCAAGATTATCCTTTCCACTTTGTCTAGCCTTAGCGCGAGCATATCTTGCAGGAGCAGGACAAAACAGTGCCACTATCACCCCCCTAGTCTCAAATACCTTCTCGGCTTCATCTGCATTTCGCAACCCATCAACTATTACAATTGGTGTATTCTGGTATAGTTCTGTGATTATACCAGGATTATCCGTAGGTCGTAGTTCTTGAGATCTATCACCATAATCTTCACGGGTAGGATTAGTGATACCAGTCTCATTTAGGGATTCTCTCAGGTAGTCTGAAAAACGAAAAATCGAGATATAGCCAACGGGGTAGCCTAGCTCGGTTAACTCCTTTTTCAGATACCCAATCAGAGTAGTCTTACCAGATCCAGGTAAACCAGTTATGGCCAACACTAGCCTTTCTGATTCTGGAGGTAACTCTTTTTTCTCGTAATGCTGGGGTGTAGTCTCTGTCATTATATAGATTCCCTAATATGAATATGCAGTCCTTTGTTTAGTCAAGTATTATATCTGCTATAATACCATTATGAGTATTTTTAGTAAAATACTAGCTGGGGAGATTCCAGCTGAAATTGTCTATCAAGATCAGGATTTCTTTGCCATTCTCGACATCTTTCCTAGTGCTCCTGGGCATTTACTCTTGATGCCAGTCAAGCAGTATCCAAACTATCTTGAGATGCCAGAGCGGGATTATACTGAGATCATGCTGTTAGCAAGGAATATGGCAAAGTTGCTCAAGCAGGTTTATCAGGCAGATTTTGTAATCTTGAAGATTATCGGTACTGATATTATGGATCATTTACATATTCATCTGATACCGATTCACAAGGGTCAGAGGCAATTAGACCAAGATAAGCCAGTAGCTCTTGAGGACCTGAAGCCAGAGGCCGACAAGATTCGTAATGCCTTTAGTGATCTGATAGTTAGCTAATGTGGGTCATCATAATCCTCGCTTTGATCCAGGCAATCTCTGAATTTCTTCCTATATCATCATCCGGACATCTTGCCCTCTTCGGTAGCTTACTTGATAAATCCAACCCCTATCTTGATGCTAGTCTACATCTAGGTACAGCATTAGCCCTCCTGGTATTTTTGCGCCGAGAAGTGATGGAGGCATTGAGGGATTTTCGCAAGCTTGCTAGCTTGGTGCTAGCAACAGTGCCCGTACTTGGAATTGCCTATATATTGAGAGATCAGATAGAATGGTTACATCAAGACCAGAGAGTACTGTGGGTGGTGTTGACTGGATTAACCTTTGGCACATTATTGCTATGGTTAGCAGATCATAGAGGAGCAGTTAGACAGATTCAACTTGCCTGGCCTACTTTTTGGCAGGCTTGCCTGATAGGACTTGGCCAGATTGCCTCGCTTTGGCCAGGAGTATCAAGATCCGGGTCTAGTACAGCTACATCAGTATTAGCTGGCCTGGATTTGGTCAGTAGTGCCAAGTTTAGCTTCTTGACTGCCATACCAATTACTTTGATTGTGGGAGGGTACTCATTGGTTGATCTAGGCTCTAGTCAAAATCAGTATTCCTACCCGCAACTCTTGCTTGGTGTCGGCATTACTGCGGTTAGTGGCTATTTTATACTAAGTTTTTTAGTTAAATATTTGGCTCGACACAATCTCAAGGTTTTTATTTATTATCGATTATTCCTGATCTTTGCTCTGAGCTTAATCATTGTGTTAGGATAAGGGTATGAGCAATAATATCAAATGGATTGTTACTTTAATAATTGTCGGGGTAGTTGCTACGGCGGTAATATTTGTTTGGAATAACAAGGATACAGGGAGTGAGCCTGACAATAGTTTGGTCGGGGTTAATGGTAGCCAGTCAGAGTCTGAAGAGGATCAAGATCAGATTCAGGAGGCAGGCGATAACCAGTCAGATAGTATAGACCAACAGACTACTAGCCAGGATAATGGTAGTCAGGCAGAATCAGGTTATATTGATTATGATCCAGCCCAGTTAGCTAGAGCTGATAATGGAGATGTGATTTTGTTCTTTCATGCAAGTTGGTGTCCGACTTGTAAGATTCTCGATCAGAGTTTGACTAATACTGATTTCTTGTCGACTGGGATTACGGTGATGAAGCTGGACTATGATACACAGACAGAGCTCAAGAATCGCTATGGTGTGACCAGCCAACATACTTTAGTCCAGGTAGATAGTCAGGGCAATCTTATCAAATCTTGGAGAGGTAGTTATAATCTCAGCCAGATCGAACAAGAGCTAAATAGCTAGTCAGTGATTCTACTGATCAGTTCATTCATAGCAGGGATTTTGACTGTATTTGCTCCTTGCATCTTGCCAATCTTACCAGTAGTATTGACACGGAGCTTAGATGGACAAGTTAGCAAGATAAGGACTTGGAGAATTCTTGGTTCTTTATCTGTGTCGATTCTTATTTTTACCTTGCTCTTGCGTGGGGCTAGTCGTTTGATACCAGTTACAGACCAAAGGTTGGCTCTGGTATCTGGATTAATCATTATTGGCTTTGGTGTTCAGAGTTTATTCCCTAAATTTTGGGCGACTATTAGTCAGAGATTAGGCATTACTAAAGCCTCAAATCAATTAAGTGGTAAAGGCTTAAGACAAGATAATTGGTGGGGTGATATACTGATAGGTGCCAGTCTAGGCCCAATATTCACTAGCTGTTCACCTACTTATACAATTCTAGTGGCTACAGTTTTACCCGAAAGTTGGCTGAAGGGACTAAGTTATATCTTAATCTACCTGTTTGGACTAGTTTTGATATTGAGCTTACTAGTTAAGTTTGGCCAGAAGTTCGTGACCAAAGTAGACAATCTTTCTGGAGAGAGGTCTAGGTTTAGGCGAGGAGTGGCTCTGATATTTATTCTACTCGGAATAGCAATAGCTACTGGCTGGATCAAGGAATTGGAGATTTGGCTAATTGATAACAACCCCTTAATAGAGTGGATTACTAGCTTTGAGATTAACTTAACAAGCTAAGTGGTTTGCTTAAAATGGGTGTATCCGATCAATGATCAAGCCTCAAGTATTTTACCAGGTATTCTGAGAAAATTATTAGTGAGCTCGATAGAGAGTCTGAATATCTACTGACGTCAAGAGAAAGGGTAGGATTTATCGAAAGACAGCCGAGAAGGTTATCTAAATATTTTGCGACATCGAGGATCAATAGACTTGATAGGGTTAAGGAGTTCATAAAAAAGGTAACCCTCCCCGGACAAAAAAATGCCCGGGGAGGGTTAAAGTGTGTGGCTCCCCTACAGGGGGGGTTAGGGTGGTAGAGGGGAGCCACACTGCCTCAACTATTCTGAGGCAAGGGTAATGCCATGTTCCCACGAGCACGGCATTACCCTTGATAACTAATACTACTATTGATTTATCAAAAACGCAAGCATAAGCGAATACATTATTTATCTATATTAGTCAGGCAATCGAATCGAACAATACAGCTGCTGCAATAATGGTAGATAGAAGCTTATTAATGCCGAAAGATTTGTTCGCTAGATTAAGCACATTGGGAGTACTGCAGTATATTGTAATTTCGCTGAATAATATATTCAAATTGTGATAAAAACAATTTATTAGGGTTGGGTAGGTTAGTGAGCAAGAATGAATAATTGATAATCCAATGTCCTTGGGTGCAAATATATACTTTATAATGACTACAAATACTACCGAAAGATTACAATCAATAATCTTGTAATATTAACAACATCAATCCAATACTATATCTAATTGGTAGAGCTAGAACTAGCTGAAGACGACTATACAAATATCAAGAGCCAGGTTACTAGGTAGGCTTTGGGTTAGTAAATGCTGAATCTCCGGTCTTGCCCTTCGGACAACCCGAAGATGACGGAGTTGGGAGGGTATTTAAGAGACGATGGGAGGTAGTCATCTGAATGGATCTCAATTAGCATTGGTGCTATATTCTGAGCTTAAGCAGTATTGAATTATTTGGTACTCTATAATCAAACATAAATTATATCCAGAAAATATTCATAGAGAAAAAACATACATTTATGATTATCGCTACTGGGTTGGTATTTTCACATAAGCCTCATTCTTTGGAGTGTTATCTTTGTCCAGATTTGAAGAATATTGCATATTGCCAAAGCAAGTATCTGTTTGGTTTTTGGTATATTCCTAAGCAATAATGTCTAATGTTTTATTTGATGCCGGATATTGACGGGGCATTACTAAGCCAACTCGTGAGTTCGGGAAGCTGTGCAGAGAATAGAATGCTGTGGTACAAAATATTTATACATAAAAGCCGAATGACTATAGTCTGATCTGGCAATACTAACGAATAAACATTTTACACTAGAGATCATTATCAAGTATGTGACCTATAAGGTATCCATGATGAATAAATTTTTAGATCTAAAACCTCGGTTCGCATTATTGATACCTCTATGTTACAATTTGATCAATGATTAGTATAGGTTTATTTCGTAAATATATAATAAATTTTTATTTTATTACTGGGCTGATGTTAATTTTCTGGTGGATACTGGGTCGTAACGTTGGATTGATTAGTTGGTTGGTGATTTCGGCAATATTTTCTCTAGCCTTAGAGCCAATGGTTAATTACCTAGAAAACAAGGGTTGGAAAAGGGGTTTAGCTACTTTTGCAGGGATGACTCTTGGTATCGGCCTATTGATGCTGGTCGTTATTGGGGTGATTCCAATCTTGATTAGCCAAACAAGAAATCTGGTTGATAGGTTGCCTAATGCCATTATTGATTTACAAAATTTTCTCGATCAACATTTTGGTTACAACCTAGATCTTAATCAATTAGTTACTGAAGCAGAAGGATTAAATATTAACCTGCGAAGCTATGCTGGAAGCTTGACTACAAGTGCCGTTGGACTATTGGCGCAAGCCCTAAGCTCTATTTTTCAATTCTTGACTATTTATATGTTTACTTTTTATTTAACAGCCGAAGCCCCCAAGCTCAGGAGATTTATTTTTAAGTTTTTGCCAAAATCCAAACAAGGTACCCTATTAGAAATCTGGGAGATTGCAATTGATAAAACAGGAGGATATTTTTATTCTAGAATCATTCTAGGGCTAATTTCGGCAATCTCAGCATCAACTGTTTTCATGATATCTGGGTTAGATTTTGCTGTACCGTTAGCTATTTGGCTTGGGTTTATATCACAATTTATTCCTAGTATTGGTACTTACTTGGCAGCAATATTGCCAATAATAGTTGCAATATTATCTGGTAATCCATTTACGATGTTGGTAGTGATTATTTATATAGTATTGTATCAACAATTGGAAAATTACTTCATCTCTCCAAAGATTACTGCCAAAACTATGGAGTTGCACCCAATGGTAGCTTTCATATCTGCTATTGTTGGCAACTCCATTGCTGGTCCGATGGGTGCCTTCTTGGCTTTGCCAGTTGCAGGTGTGATCCAAGAATCAATTAGTCAATACTATGAGGAACATTACCTGGAAAAGGGTACAAACAAGGCTTGACTCTGGTGAATCTCAAGGGGCGACCAGCCAAGATCAGGGCTTCTGGAAATTTGACTGATAGTTCCTCAAAGTCCAGCCATATCAAGCGTGTGTTGAAAATACTATTGGCAATGTTGTTGGTTTTGCTCATTTCAGCTATGTTGCTTGATTGGTACTATAAACAACAGAATAATGATCAACCTAGAGAGCTTGGGGTGAGCTTCTCGATCAAGGCTAGTCAAGGTTTTGGATTAAATTGGCAAGAGAATTATCTGGCATTATTGGAAGACTTAGGATTTAGGGATTTACGATTGATGAGCTACTGGGATCTAATAGAGAAAAGTCCGGGGGAGTATGATTTTGCTGATTTGGATTGGCAATTCGAACAAGCTGAGAGGTTCGGAGCTAAGATTGATCTTGCTATTGGCCTGAGGCAGCCTCGTTGGCCAGAGTGTCATCAACCCGATTGGGTCAGTGGCTTGGATTATGGGCAAAGAGACCAGAAGCTTAATCAGTTTATTTCCGAAGTGGTCGAGCGCTATCGGACTAGTACTGCCCTTAGTGCTTACCAACTCGAGAATGAATACAGCAATAAGCATTTTGGCGATTGTGACTACGATCGAAGCAACTCTAGACTTCAGGCCGAGTACGATCTGGTAAGATCAATCGATCCTGATCACCCGGTCAGAATCAATGTCAGCAATCAGAGTGGTATCCCTCTAAGAAAACCATTAGGAGATCAGATTGGATTTTCTATATACTTTCAAGCGCATTTCGATCTATTAGGTAGAGATAATAGCTGGAGATTTATTTTGCCAAGTTATTGGCATACAGTTAGAGCGGGACTAGTCAAATTATTAGACAAGCGAGATGTCTTCGTACATGAATTTCAGCTCGAGCCTTGGGGGGACAAGCCGATAGCTGAGATGTCGATTGAGGAACAGTTGGGATATATTGATTCAGAAGAGGTAGAGGGTAGACTTCGGTACTTAGAAAAGACTGGGATCCGGGAATACTACCTATGGGGTGGGGAGTGGTGGTATTATCTCAAGACTAGAGGGGAATATTCAATCTGGGAAGCAGTAAGTAATATTTTGATATAAAGGCAAAGTGAGGTATTAATATATAGTATGGAAACGAATTCAGAGACTTTAAACACTAGCGAAATAAACGAGCAGGATCCGCAGGATCCAAGGGGTGAACTAGACAAGCTTGATCAAATACTGGAAGATGGTTGGCCAGCTTCAAAAAATGATGAAAGACAATCTTGTCTCAACAGTATCTTTGAAGGTCGGATCTTAAGGGAAATGCGTGACGCATTACTTGAAGTTATTTACCGACAAGAATATTATCAAATTTTACTATTGGTAGCAGACAACGAGAAAGGCATATCTAATACTGGGTCTCGTTCAGAAAAAAGAGGGGATGATCAATTATGGGCCAGATATTGTAGGCACGTTACTAGAACACGTCAAGAATTTGAGTCATATATCGAAGCAGTATTAGCAAATATTTTTAGTATTTTTTGGGACCGGGGCACTCAAGAGGCTTATCAAGAACAAATTAGCCGGATTACTAAGATTGTAGGAGATAACGAACTCGAGTATATTATTAGTAAGATTAATGGAGTTTACGATGCGATTGAATATCTAGATGAAGAAGATAATACATTGGACACTCTGATTGGGCGGATCTTTTTTGACTCAAGTGGTAAGGTTGTAACATCTAGGGAACTGCTTGATTTATACGACCGTTATATCGAGGAATCTAACGATCAATTATCTTCTCCTTACCCAAGGAATTTGCTTGCAATGGGTTTTCATCAAGTATTGGTTGGTAGTGATTCTGATCAGGATAAGACTCGATCTACAGAATTGACAGGGTTAGCATTGGAGTTAGTCATCCGAGATCAGATAGGAGAATGCTTACAGTCTATTAGTAACCTAGATCCTGTTACTAAAATTGGTCTAGGAGTGTCTGAGCTGACTCCTGAAGATATTAGGTCAAGGCTACTAAGGGAGCAGGAAAGTTGGTTGACAAAACCAGTTCTTGATAATAAAGTCAGTAAAGTCTTAGAGGCTGTATTTAGCGTAGAGTCCCCGTTTGCAAGGGCTAGCACGATACAGGCAGTAGATTGGGCTAGTAAAATAGGTAGGATTATTGATTGCTACAAAGATTTCAATAGAGCCACGCTGGATAGACTGATATCGAATCAGCAAAAAGGGTACAAAAGAAAGCGGGTAGGGAGAAAGCCGCTACAGAAAGATGATCGCAGGGGATACGAATCTGTACTAGATAATACGTATAGGATTAGCGTAGGTGGCACTGAACTTACTACAGAAGAGGATAGCAGTACACATTTCCCTTCGGGGGTTATCGAGAGTGTAAAGGCTTGGATAGGTGATCATATTAATTCCAAGGATGAGGGGGAGATTAATAACTTGACAGGCGGATTACTCGATTGGGCTATGGAAGCTATGAGGTCGTCTTGTGGAGAAAATCTTAGAAATATTAAAAAACTACGTGATTATGATGATACCTATCGACTAAGGATTGGCAACTATAGGCTATTCTTTACCTTTGAAAAAAGTCGTAATGGTATCGCCCCCCGTATTGTCTTCACTAGAATTGCCAGAAAAGACGATACGACATATAATTGATGATAATGGTAGTAAAACACAAGGTAGAAGTCAAAGAACTAGATAATGGGCTTAAGTTAATGCTAATTGATGTTAAGGGGGCGGTGACTTTCAAG from Candidatus Saccharibacteria bacterium includes these protein-coding regions:
- a CDS encoding AI-2E family transporter; this translates as MISIGLFRKYIINFYFITGLMLIFWWILGRNVGLISWLVISAIFSLALEPMVNYLENKGWKRGLATFAGMTLGIGLLMLVVIGVIPILISQTRNLVDRLPNAIIDLQNFLDQHFGYNLDLNQLVTEAEGLNINLRSYAGSLTTSAVGLLAQALSSIFQFLTIYMFTFYLTAEAPKLRRFIFKFLPKSKQGTLLEIWEIAIDKTGGYFYSRIILGLISAISASTVFMISGLDFAVPLAIWLGFISQFIPSIGTYLAAILPIIVAILSGNPFTMLVVIIYIVLYQQLENYFISPKITAKTMELHPMVAFISAIVGNSIAGPMGAFLALPVAGVIQESISQYYEEHYLEKGTNKA
- a CDS encoding NUDIX domain-containing protein, which codes for MSGLRPKIGVGIIVIRLNNDTREVMLHQRVESFGQGYWGSGGGHLENGESLEGAVLRELAEEAGNDLKVKNLRLHGLYNFIDLMPKHYVDITFVADWESGEPQNASPGETSEWQWFDINNLPSPLFPPLKKYLEGFDDNAILYH
- a CDS encoding undecaprenyl-diphosphate phosphatase produces the protein MWVIIILALIQAISEFLPISSSGHLALFGSLLDKSNPYLDASLHLGTALALLVFLRREVMEALRDFRKLASLVLATVPVLGIAYILRDQIEWLHQDQRVLWVVLTGLTFGTLLLWLADHRGAVRQIQLAWPTFWQACLIGLGQIASLWPGVSRSGSSTATSVLAGLDLVSSAKFSFLTAIPITLIVGGYSLVDLGSSQNQYSYPQLLLGVGITAVSGYFILSFLVKYLARHNLKVFIYYRLFLIFALSLIIVLG
- a CDS encoding HIT family protein, which gives rise to MSIFSKILAGEIPAEIVYQDQDFFAILDIFPSAPGHLLLMPVKQYPNYLEMPERDYTEIMLLARNMAKLLKQVYQADFVILKIIGTDIMDHLHIHLIPIHKGQRQLDQDKPVALEDLKPEADKIRNAFSDLIVS
- a CDS encoding thioredoxin family protein gives rise to the protein MSNNIKWIVTLIIVGVVATAVIFVWNNKDTGSEPDNSLVGVNGSQSESEEDQDQIQEAGDNQSDSIDQQTTSQDNGSQAESGYIDYDPAQLARADNGDVILFFHASWCPTCKILDQSLTNTDFLSTGITVMKLDYDTQTELKNRYGVTSQHTLVQVDSQGNLIKSWRGSYNLSQIEQELNS
- a CDS encoding magnesium transporter CorA family protein, whose translation is MIKYYYKNAKGKITSATRKRDGSVLYLLKPSNEELRNISKRYKLDIDILTDALDTFEVPRLDLDNGTLYLFVRYATTDEEVISTNLVLIVYRKDLLIFIANDGARGMIREALEQNKNETHLDTVWSFLDLINNSYEKTMLKINKRINEAKRNLAAAHDISNKTFIELVRFEDQLSDFLAALTPTNTLLSKLGNKKIAPVIEVEEDELEDIYLENLQLIEICRASQRTIVNIREAYSTINTNNLNRLFKFFTSISIILTIPTILSSMYGMNVDLPLSHRPDAFLMVIAIQVIITLGCVAIFIRNRWL
- a CDS encoding AAA family ATPase, with amino-acid sequence MTETTPQHYEKKELPPESERLVLAITGLPGSGKTTLIGYLKKELTELGYPVGYISIFRFSDYLRESLNETGITNPTREDYGDRSQELRPTDNPGIITELYQNTPIVIVDGLRNADEAEKVFETRGVIVALFCPAPARYARAKARQSGKDNLDTIDEFLEGEKEELFSDEPNGSHTEFAMSLAPPGQRYNTSYLGMHDIAQRIIKWLQDNNKLPELPT
- a CDS encoding ATP-dependent Clp protease ATP-binding subunit → MKNISFISWWYGPGWEQLIKYWLGKLQYYRQVFSLTLILRSLFSPWKQMRGRARKGIQGFFYQALDSFISRFVGLMLRLGLLIFSGIWFLILGIVMTISIISWPILIILLPTSIYFYLKRYKPYLDNKPLTHQQWGRLDLSLTRSLAKKIGEDTPIKQIWQVVDSKEYIADIGFFLWRLSTPPQIIDQVLDNYPIDRDQVFKTAISLSQQFDQARIQPITLLASIFYSSPALKAYLENLSLNEDDIRSILAWRFRLNKRREDFKQKVAFGGIARDWSSGYTPLLDRYSHNISSMVMNYRGHYSVLGREDTIKQIVEILAKPSRSSVTLVGQSGVGKTSIVYGVAQKLLMGESEKLKYYQISELDATTILGAVDQFGASGIEQMIEALAVEAIKSKNTILFLDNAQLFLQAGVGSVDLSNLLLTILEKSSLKLIMTIGSTDWQRLQAAKPNLTGLMNPLQIEPTDRDTTMRVLEDITIAHENREGAIVTYPALKEVYHLSDQFITTKAFPAKAVDLLDQSFAFSQDNAGIKLVTDQVIAKTLEAKTNIKVTRANQVESKELLNLENKIHQRMINQSRAVKVVSNALRRARAGVRNSSRPVGSFLFLGPTGVGKTELAKSLADVYFGGEDNMIRVDMSEYQRVEDIARLLGSVSESGSFLTAIKENPFSVVLFDEIEKAHPDLLNLMLQLLDEGNLTDLNGLKVSFREAIVILTSNAGADEIRARIQAGQNLEDFESELVDRLIASGIFRPEFLNRFDEIVLFRPLNIEEIVQVGKIMLRSINAGLANQNIFVELTDNAWSYVAQRGYDPRLGSRPMRRALQRYVQDLVAQKILSGQAQAGARISLDYADLIAIDS